From Elusimicrobiaceae bacterium:
ATCTCGCCAGCCCGGAAGTGGCGGTTATCGCCGCGCTGACCGGAAAACTGACCGACCCCCGCAATTTCGGCATTGACTATCCGTCAATCAAAGAGCCCCGGGCGTTCAGCATTGACGATTCGATGTTTATTTTCCCGTCCAAAGACGGCAAAAACGCCGAAATCCTGCGCGGCCCCAACGTAGGCGCGCCGCCCAAAAACACCCGGCTGCCGGTTGAGCTGAAGGGCGAGGTGATGCTGAAAGTGGGCGACAAAATCACCACCGACCATATCATGCCCGCCGGTTCGCGGCTTAAATACCGCTCCAACGTGCCGAAGTACGCGGAATATGTGTTCGAGGCGATAGATCCCGAGTTCCACAAACGCTGTATCGCCAACCGCGACAGGGGCGTGCACAACATCATAGTGGCGGGCGAGTCCTACGGGCAGGGTTCCAGCCGCGAGCACGCAGCCATGTGCCCGATGTATCTGGGCGTGAAAACCGTTATCGCCAAGAACTTCGAGCGGATCCATTCGGCCAACCTGGTCAACTTCGGCATTCTGCCGCTGACTTTCGCCGATCTGGCTGATTACGACGGCATCGAGCAGGGCGACAGGTTTACCGCCGCCGGCTGGTGCGACGCGGTGAAAGCGGGCAGACCCGTGACTGTCAAGAACGAACGCACCGGAAAGACTTTCGAGTGCAATTACAAGCTGTCCGAGCGGGAAAAAGCGATCGTGACCGCCGGCGGCACACTCAATTACACGACTTCCAAATAACCCAGGAGAGAATATAATGGAAAAAATCAAGGTGCATACCCCCATAGTCGAGATGGACGGAGATGAAATGACCCGTATCATATGGGCCATGATCAAGGAAAAGCTTGTTCTGCCGTATCTTGACGTTGATTTGAAATATTACGATCTTGGCGTCAAGCATCGCGACGATACCGACGATCAGATTACCGTTGACGCGGCCAACGCCATCAAGGAATACGGCGTGGGCGTGAAATGCGCCACCATCACGCCCGACGCCGACCGCGTGAAAGAATACAAGCTCAAGCAGGCGTGGAAATCCCCCAACGGCACCATCAGAAGCATTCTTGACGGCACGGTATTCCGAAAGCCGATCATGGTAAAAAACATCACACCCGCGGTGCGCAGCTGGAAGAAACCTATTACCGTAGGCCGCCACGCTTACGGCGATCTGTACCGGTCGGCTGAAATTGTGGCGGCCGAAGCCGGCAGGGCCGAGATGATTTTCACGCCCGCCAGCGGCAAGCCCGAATCCCGCGTGCTGGTGCATGAATTCAAGGGGCCCGGAATCCTGATGGGCATTCATAACACCGACAAATCCATAGCGTCCTTTGCCCGCGCCTGCATCAACTACGCGCTGAGCGAAAAAGTGGATGTGTGGTTCGCCGCGAAAGACACCATCAGCAAAAAATACCATGCCCGGTTCAAATCCATTTTCACAGAGGAAGTGGAAAAACGGAAAGCCGACTTTGCGGCGGCCGGCATCAATTACCGGTACCTGCTTATAGACGACGCTGTAGCCCAGGTCATGAAACATGAAGGCGGCATTCTGTGGGCGATGAAGAACTATGACGGCGACGTATTTTCCGACATGGTGGCCGCGGGGTTCGGCTCGCTGGGCATGATGACGTCGGTGCTTGTTTCGCCCGACGGCAAGTTCGAGTTTGAGGCTGCCCACGGCACCGTCAAACGCCATTACTACAAGCATCTGGCCGGCGAAACCACGAGCACCAACTCGGTCGCTTCGATTTTCGCGTGGACGGGCGCGATCGCCAAGCGCGGCGAGCTTGATAACACGCCGGAAGTGGTTGCTTTCGCGCACAAACTTGAGGAATCCGTGATCGAGTGCATCGAAAAAGGCATCGTGACGAAAGACCTCATTCCTTTAATGAAGAAAGCCCCCAAAACTTTCCAGAACACAGGCGAGTTTATTGACAGTGTGGCACAGCGGCTTTCCAGGAAGCTAAAGACCAAAAAATGCAAAGCAGCGTAATTAACGGAGATTATAAAAATGGCACAACGCGGAATTCGCGAATATGACGGCAAGAGGGTGTTGTTTCAGTGGCTGTCGAAGGATTTTCCACAGCTCAAGGGCCGGGACGGGAAGCTGGTTCTGATTACCCCGGAAAGCAGGGAAAAAGATGTTCTGAAACAAAATCCGTGGCTCAAAAAGGAAAAGCTGGTCGCCAAGCCCGACCAGTTGTTCGGCAAGCGCGGCAAGCATGGCCTGCTGTGCATCAACGCCGACTGGAAGAAGGCGTGGGGCTGGGTTTCCGACCGGATGAACAAGTCCGCGAAAGTGGGCGAAACCACCGGCGAACTGACCCATTTCCTTGTCGAGCCGTTCACGCCGCACGCAGAGGATGACGAGTTTTATATAGCGATGCGCACTTTCCGGGACGAGGACGTGATCTATTTCTCGACCAAAGGCGGCATCTATGTAGAGGAGAACTGGGATAAGGTGATCGAGATCAAGGTTCCCACGCTTGCCGCTGTCGAAGACGTGAAGCTCAACCTTCCCGCGCTGGGCAAACGGCAGGAGCAGGTCGAGAAATTCATCCGCAGCCTGTTCGGGTTCTACCGGGCGGCCGGGTTCACCTATCTGGAAATCAACCCGTTCGCGTTCAACGGCGACGATATCATTCCGCTTGACTTTGTGGCCCGGGTGGACGATACGTCCATGTTCGAAACCGGCAAGCTCTGGGGCGAGCTGGAATTTCCGCCGGCGTTCGGCATGCGCAAGACTCCTGAAGAGCAGTTTATTTCCGAGCTTGACGAAAAGAGCGGCTCGTCGCTAAAGCTCACCGTGCTCAATTCCGAAGGCCGGATCTGGGCGATGGTGGCCGGAGGCGGCGCGTCCGTGATCTATGCCGACACCGTGGGCGACCTCGGTTTTGCCAAAGAGCTCGCCAACTACGGCGAGTATTCCGGCGCGCCCACCGAGGAGGAAACCTACCAGTACGCCAAAACAGTGCTTGAC
This genomic window contains:
- a CDS encoding NADP-dependent isocitrate dehydrogenase, whose protein sequence is MEKIKVHTPIVEMDGDEMTRIIWAMIKEKLVLPYLDVDLKYYDLGVKHRDDTDDQITVDAANAIKEYGVGVKCATITPDADRVKEYKLKQAWKSPNGTIRSILDGTVFRKPIMVKNITPAVRSWKKPITVGRHAYGDLYRSAEIVAAEAGRAEMIFTPASGKPESRVLVHEFKGPGILMGIHNTDKSIASFARACINYALSEKVDVWFAAKDTISKKYHARFKSIFTEEVEKRKADFAAAGINYRYLLIDDAVAQVMKHEGGILWAMKNYDGDVFSDMVAAGFGSLGMMTSVLVSPDGKFEFEAAHGTVKRHYYKHLAGETTSTNSVASIFAWTGAIAKRGELDNTPEVVAFAHKLEESVIECIEKGIVTKDLIPLMKKAPKTFQNTGEFIDSVAQRLSRKLKTKKCKAA
- a CDS encoding ATP citrate lyase citrate-binding domain-containing protein, whose amino-acid sequence is MAQRGIREYDGKRVLFQWLSKDFPQLKGRDGKLVLITPESREKDVLKQNPWLKKEKLVAKPDQLFGKRGKHGLLCINADWKKAWGWVSDRMNKSAKVGETTGELTHFLVEPFTPHAEDDEFYIAMRTFRDEDVIYFSTKGGIYVEENWDKVIEIKVPTLAAVEDVKLNLPALGKRQEQVEKFIRSLFGFYRAAGFTYLEINPFAFNGDDIIPLDFVARVDDTSMFETGKLWGELEFPPAFGMRKTPEEQFISELDEKSGSSLKLTVLNSEGRIWAMVAGGGASVIYADTVGDLGFAKELANYGEYSGAPTEEETYQYAKTVLDLMTRGKKRADGKVLLIGGGIANFTDVAKTFTGIIRALEEFKPRLIAHKAEIYVRRGGPNYQEGLARMRKVGETLGVPIHVYGPETHMTKIVSMALKGGK